DNA sequence from the Staphylococcus epidermidis genome:
ATTTACTACGCACGGCGTAATTATGATTATATTTATGGCTATGCCATTTATCTTTGGTTTATGGAATGTTGTTATTCCATTACAACTTGGTGCACGCGATGTTGCCTTCCCTGTAATGAATAACGTTAGTTTCTGGCTATTCTTCGCTGGTATGATTTTATTCAACCTATCATTTATTGTAGGTGGATCACCAGCTGCTGGTTGGACTAACTACGCACCACTTGCTGGTGAATTCAGTCCAGGTCCAGGTGTTAACTATTATTTAATTGCAATTCAAATATCTGGTATCGGATCGTTAATGACTGGTATCAACTTCTTTGTTACGATTCTAAGATGTAAAACTCCAACAATGAAGTTTATGCAAATGCCAATGTTCAGTGTAACAACATTCATTACAACATTAATCGTTATATTAGCATTCCCAGTGTTCACTGTAGCACTTGCTTTAATGACTGCTGATAGAATTTTTGGAACTCAGTTCTTCACTGTAGCAAATGGCGGTATGCCAATGCTTTGGGCAAACTTCTTCTGGGTATGGGGGCACCCTGAAGTTTATATCGTTATTTTGCCAGCATTCGGTATGTACTCAGAAATCATCCCTACTTTTGCCCGTAAACGTTTATTCGGTCATCAAAGTATGATTTGGGCAACTGCAGGTATCGCATTCTTAAGTTTCTTAGTTTGGGTTCACCATTTCTTCACTATGGGTAATGGTGCGTTAATTAACTCATTCTTCTCTATCTCAACAATGTTAATCGGTGTTCCAACCGGAGTTAAACTATTTAACTGGTTGCTCACATTATACAAAGGTAGAATTACATTTGAGTCACCTATGCTATTCTCATTAGCATTCATCCCTAACTTCTTATTAGGAGGGGTTACTGGTGTAATGCTTGCAATGGCATCAGCTGACTATCAATATCACAACACTTATTTCTTAGTAGCTCACTTCCACTATACATTGGTTACTGGTGTAGTATTTGCCTGCTTAGCTGGTTTAATCTTCTGGTATCCAAAAATGATGGGCTACAAGTTAAATGAAACATTAAACAAATGGTGCTTCTGGTTCTTCATGATCGGATTTAACGTTTGTTTCTTACCACAATTCATTCTAGGTTTAGATGGTATGCCACGTCGTCTATACACTTACATGCCTTCTGATGGTTGGTGGTTACTAAACTTCATCTCAACTATCGGTGCAGTATTGATGGCAATTGGATTCTTATTCCTAGTTGCAAGTATCGTTTATAGTCATATCAAAGCTCCACGTGAAGCTACTGGAGATAACTGGGATGGACTTGGTCGTACTTTAGAATGGTCTACAGCATCAGCTATTCCACCTAAATACAACTTTGCTATCACTCCTGATTGGAATGACTACGATACATTCGTTGATATGAAAGAACATGGTCGTCATTATTTAGACAACCATAACTACAAAGATATTCATATGCCAAACAATACTCCAGTAGGATTCTGGATGGGTATATTTATGACTATTGGTGGTTTCTTCTTAATCTTCGAATCTATTGTTCCAGCACTTATCTGTTTAGCAGGTATCTTCATTACTATGATTTGGAGAAGTTTCCAAATTGATCATGGTTACCACATCCCTGCTTCAGAAGTTGCAGAAACTGAAGCTCGTTTAAGAGAAGCTCGAATTAAAGAAAGGGAGGCTGTAAGTCATGAGTCATGATGCAAATACTATTGATTCTCGTACACACGAAGGCGAATTAAATAAACTTGGCTTTTGGATTTTCCTTACAGCTGAATTTGCGTTATTCGGTACCCTATTTGCAACGTTATTAACGTTACAACATGGTGGCGGATATGGCGGTAAATTAACTACCGACTTATTCGAATTACATTTGATTTTAATAATGACTTTTGCATTATTAATTAGTTCTTATACTTGTGGTATTGCAATTTATTACATGCGACAAGAAAAACAAAACTTAATGATGTTTTGGATGATTATCACAGTTATCCTAGGTCTTGTATTCGTAGGTTTCGAAATTTACGAATTCGCACACTATGCTTCTGAAGGTGTTAACCCAACTATTGGCTCCTTCTGGTCTAGTTTCTTTATACTACTAGGTACGCACGGTGCACACGTATCATTAGGTATTGTTTGGGTTATTTGTTTGTTAATTCAAATCGGCACTCGTGGTTTGGATTCATACAATGCTCCTAAATTATTTATAGTAAGTTTATACTGGCACTTCTTAGATGTTGTTTGGGTCTTCATCTTTACTGCCGTATATATGATAGGGATGGTGTATAGCGGATGAATACAATCGTAAAACATACAGTAGGTTTTATTGCTTCTATCGTACTAACGCTTTTAGCAGTTTTTGTAACTCTATACACTAATATGACATTCCATGCTAAGGTAACTATCATCTTTGGTTTTGCTTTCATTCAAGCTGCCCTTCAATTATTAATGTTCATGCATTTAACTGAAGGTAAAGATGGACGTTTACAATCGTTCAAAGTTATCTTTGCAATTATCATTACTTTAGTAACTGTTATCGGAACATACTGGGTAATGCAAGGTGGACACTCTTCTCACTTATAAAGATGAGTTTTCCAGGGTTGATTTCAATAAAGAATGAATTTGAATATATTTGTTCTTTATTGATTCATTTCCACCTTATATGTAAAGAGCCTGAGACTTTTAAGTCTCAGGCTCTTTTTATTTCGTTATCGTAACAATCCCATACCATGTTATGCTTTAATTATTATGAAATACGGAGATGATGATATGTCTATTCCCATTATAATTGATACTGATCCTGGTATAGATGATGCTACAGCAATTAGTATCGCACTTTCACACCCTCAATTTGACGTTAAAATGATATCAACTGTGAATGGTAATGTAGGTATTGAGAAAACGACAGCAAATGCATTAAAGCTAAAAAGGTTTTTTAATAGTTCTGTTCCTGTACATAGAGGGGCATCCCAACCATTGATTAATGACATCTTTGAAGCTACATCAATTCATGGTGAGTCTGGTATGGATGGTTACGAGTTTCCACAAATAAATCAAGATGATTTAACATCAATTCATGCAGTTGAAGCAATGAGAAATCTATTAGTAAATACTCAAGAACCTTTAACCTTGATTGCCATAGGTCCACTAACAAATATCGCTATTCTTTTAACTAGTTATCCCGAAGTTCAACCATTTATTAAGGAAATTGTTTTAATGGGTGGTAGTACCGGTAGAGGTAATGTAACGCCTTTAGCTGAATTTAATATATATTGTGATCCAGAAGCTGCTCAAATTGTATTTAACTCTGGATTACCTTTGACTATGATTGGTCTTGATTTGGCTCGTGAAGCATTGTTTACTCACCATTTTGTAAAAGACTTCAAAGATACAAATGCAACTTCAAACATGTTATATAATTTATTTCAGCACTATAAGAGTGAAGATTTTGAAATAGGATTTAAATTATACGATGTATTCACTATATTATATTTGTTGGATCCAGAAGCCTTTAATGTCAAGGAGGCGTATACTCAAATAGAATTAAATGGCAACTTTACAAGGGGAGCCACAGTGGTAGACTTTAATATGGAGCATCCCAATTGTACAGTTGTTTTAAGTCCTGTTGAAAGACAGTATGAGGATTTATTCTTAAACGCCCTTTCTTATTGTAAATAATTAAATTGCAATTTGAATGTTATTTTATTAATCATATAACAAATGCCCGGTTACACTTCAGATTGAAGTTCCGGGCATTCGTTATATATAATTTATTGAAGACTAACCTTGTAAATATGGAATAACGAGTCTAATCCATTATTAACAAAATTACAATTACTCAACTTTAACACCTGCTGTATTATAAGGCTTTTTCTGGTCAAGAATATTATAGAAAATGTGTCTCATTTTGTCTTCATTACTCACTAATCCAGGTGTATTACTTACATTCGTCCCTAAAATGACAATATACCGATCATTAAAGTAAACAGTAAAAATTTGACCAAAGAATACCCCGTTGACTCTATTTAAATACGGAGTTATGTAAAAACCATATCTATATTCTTCTGGATATTCTTGAGTTCCAAATTCATGTAAAATAGGTCGAGTTTGACGTGCATTAAAGATTTTATTTTGTTGTAACGTATAAATTAATTTGCCCATATCATGTGGCGTCATATATAAATTACCAGCTCCATAATATTGATCTAATATATTAGGTTTAAGGAATGAAAAAGTATTATTTTTAAACTTATAGCCTTTTGCCATCTCACTTTGAAGAGGTTTCTCGTCATAAAAAGCAGTATGTTTGAGATTATATTTATTACCTAATCGTTCATAATAATTTTTAACATATGGTTTTCCAGTAACATTTTCAATAACTTTAGCTAAAACTAAATAATTAGCATCATTATATTGATGCTTATGATAAACTGTATCATCAATACCTCGAGCTTGAATTGCTCTAACAGCCTGTTCTAAATTTTTGATATTAGTTGAAGCTTCATATTTATATAGTCCACTTTTATGTAACATTAAATCTTTAATTGTAATTTCTTTATTTGTTTTAAACCAAGGAATATATTTAGTGACTGAATCTTGCAAATTCACTTTATTTTCGACTTCAAGTTGCTTCAGCATTAAACCTGTTGTAAATTTTTGCGCTGATCCTATTAAATACATTGTATTTGCAGTGTTCTTTTTGCCTTTCTCTATATCTTGATAACCATATCCTTTATTCATTTTAACTTTTCCATTATCAAATACAGCTACAGTTCCATTAAATTGAGTTTTTTCTAAATATTTGTTTATCGATTTGGAAGTAGGATCTTTTTTATCATATTTAGTCTTTATTTTTTTAGGTTTCTCAACAGTCTTATCTCTCTTTTCTATATAATTCGTATTTCCACTTTCTTGACTTAACGTTTGTTTTTTTAATTCTAGGTGTCTTGTCCATTCAACACCTAATATACCTATTGACACGACTAAAGTTAATAATACGATAATAAAAAATACGATTTTAAATTTATTTAATTTCATCTTTATTGTTTGCCTCACACTTTAATGTCTTAAAATTTTGTTGACTATTCACATCATATATCAATATATTATATTATTCGTTATCATTTTTAAGAATTAATACCCACAATACTTGAATAAATAATTATCTGATGAGATATCTGAAATAAATGCTTATATATTTTCCTAGCTAAAATGATAATGACTTTTTTATTTAATCACACGACTACACTTAAACGATTAAAAGATTTTAAATACTTTAACTGTAATTTAATAATACTTTGGTTATCTGTGACACATCCAGTTACTTTTAAGAATTACAATGCAACTAATATTATGATATTCATAATGTCAACGAATACAAATACTTGTTCAAGAACGTTATAATATATCTAACTACTAAATTAATTAGTAAATACTTTTTTGATTATCAAATTTAAGATTCTTAATCAGAAATATTACTTACAGATATTATTTTTGAACAACTAATCCGTCTGCACCTTGTTATAACAATATTTGTAGCTATTAAGCTAAAGTTTATTATAACTTAAAGCTATAAAGAAATCACTTTAATTAGATAATACACTTATTTAAAAATAAATCTATAGTACTTTGGTACTATATGAAAATTGAGTTAAACAATAAGTTGTTTAACTCAATTTTATAATCATTCGTCAATAATATTTTGTAACAATAAAATGTTGATGAGAGTTGTAATTTGATTAATAAAGTAATACAATTTAAGGCTATAGTGTACTTAATAAATCATAACTTTTTATGTATCAATCATTTGTGAAATATTTAAAATTTAACTAGGAGTACTAACAATGAACAAATTTATAAAATATTTTTTAATATTATTATCTTTTGGTCTCCTCGTTGTTCCAATTATTTTTGCTACTCAATTATATCAAAGTTCAGAATCGGCATTTGAGTCATCTCAAAACACTAAAGATTCTCAACGAAAGTCTACTTTAAGAGATTCAAAAGTTGATCCTGAAAAACAACCTATATCAATTTTATTCTTAGGTATAGACGATAATGAAGGTAGAGAAAAAAACGGGCAAAGTGTAGAACATTCTAGGTCAGATGCTATGATATTATCTACTTTTAATCAGAAAAAGCATCAAATAAGAATGCTTAGCATACCTAGAGATACTATCAGTTATATACCTAAAGTTGGCTATTACGATAAAATAACACATGCGCATGCATATGGTGGACCTCTTGCTGCTATGGACTCAGTTGAAGCAACAATGAATGTACCGGTAGATTATTATGTGCGTATTAATATGAAAGCCTTTGTTGAAGCAGTTGATGAATTAGGTGGTATATATTATGACGTACCATATAACTTAAATGAACCTAACAGTGATGATACTGGTAGAATTAAAATAAAAAAAGGATACCAAAAGCTAAACGGCGACCAAGCATTAGCTGTAGCTCGAACTAGACACCATGATTCAGACCTTAAACGTGGTCAAAGACAAATGGAACTTATTAAAATATTGTTCCAAAAAGCTCAAAATTTAAAATCTATAGATAAACTTGACAATGTTATTAGTATTGTAGGGAAAAATGCTAAACATAATTTAACTCAAAAAGAAATTAAGTCTCTAGCCAAAATGTATCTTGGTGGTAGTACTGAAATTAAAACATCACAACTTAAAGGTAAGGATGACTACTTAAATGATATATACTATTACCACCCAAGCGTAAAAAGTATTATGGAATATTCAAATCTTTTACGTAATGATTTAGATTTATCTAAAATAACAAACAAAAACGATTTCTTAGATCAAAGAGTCATTAAACGATATGGTTCACTCGTACCCTTAACAGAATTAGATGAAGACTTATTGCGTAAGAACCAAAAGGAATCGACTGATAGTCAGAAAGAGTCTGATTCTTCATCACAAAATAATGATGAAGAAGATCAAACTAACGAACAAACAGACCAAAATAGCTTAAACGGAAACGAACAGTACCCAAATCAACAAGACAACAATCAAACCAATGGTGAAAATGGTATGATAAATAATGACAATTATCCTTACGCACAATAAAAGCTATATAAACTTATGTAGTAAATATACTTAAAAGGAGCGCAAATATGAGTCGTAAAACATATGAAAAAATTGCTAATATTAATGGTATGTTCAACGTACTTGAACAACAAATCATTCATAGTAAAGATATGGCATTATTTAGGAATGAATTTTTCTATGTAAACCATGAACACAGAGAAAATTATGAAGCGCTTTTGATCTACTACAAGGATAGTTTAGATAATCCCGTTGTAGATGGCGCATGTTACATTCTTGCATTACCTGAAATATTTAATAAGGTTGATGTGTTTGAGTCTGATTTACCTTTTACCTGGGTTTATGATGAAAATGGACTTTCTGATACAATGAAAAGTATCAGTGTGCCCCTTCAATATCTTATTGCAGCCGCTTTGGAAGTGACTGATGTAAATATATTTAAGCCTTCAGGTTTTACTATGGGCATGAACAATTGGAATATTGCCCAATTACGTATTTTTTGGCAATACTGCGCTATCGTCAGAAAAGAGGCTTTATAATACTATCAATTAGTAATAAACGTATCGTTTCTTAATTCTTTGGTTTATAAATTATATATTTTTCTAATTATCAGAGTGAGGTTAGGATATAATTCCTAGCAAAATAGCCAGTAAATGAGTTTTTTATAAATTCATTTACTGGCTTCTTTATTTATAATACTTCGTATTGTTTTCTCGCTTTCTTAGGGGACAGCTTCAACCTGTAGTCTTCAGCTTGACCTGTTCCCTCAAGAGTCTCGCCAAAAACTTT
Encoded proteins:
- a CDS encoding serine hydrolase domain-containing protein; translated protein: MKLNKFKIVFFIIVLLTLVVSIGILGVEWTRHLELKKQTLSQESGNTNYIEKRDKTVEKPKKIKTKYDKKDPTSKSINKYLEKTQFNGTVAVFDNGKVKMNKGYGYQDIEKGKKNTANTMYLIGSAQKFTTGLMLKQLEVENKVNLQDSVTKYIPWFKTNKEITIKDLMLHKSGLYKYEASTNIKNLEQAVRAIQARGIDDTVYHKHQYNDANYLVLAKVIENVTGKPYVKNYYERLGNKYNLKHTAFYDEKPLQSEMAKGYKFKNNTFSFLKPNILDQYYGAGNLYMTPHDMGKLIYTLQQNKIFNARQTRPILHEFGTQEYPEEYRYGFYITPYLNRVNGVFFGQIFTVYFNDRYIVILGTNVSNTPGLVSNEDKMRHIFYNILDQKKPYNTAGVKVE
- a CDS encoding DUF2538 family protein, with the protein product MSRKTYEKIANINGMFNVLEQQIIHSKDMALFRNEFFYVNHEHRENYEALLIYYKDSLDNPVVDGACYILALPEIFNKVDVFESDLPFTWVYDENGLSDTMKSISVPLQYLIAAALEVTDVNIFKPSGFTMGMNNWNIAQLRIFWQYCAIVRKEAL
- the qoxC gene encoding cytochrome aa3 quinol oxidase subunit III, producing MSHDANTIDSRTHEGELNKLGFWIFLTAEFALFGTLFATLLTLQHGGGYGGKLTTDLFELHLILIMTFALLISSYTCGIAIYYMRQEKQNLMMFWMIITVILGLVFVGFEIYEFAHYASEGVNPTIGSFWSSFFILLGTHGAHVSLGIVWVICLLIQIGTRGLDSYNAPKLFIVSLYWHFLDVVWVFIFTAVYMIGMVYSG
- a CDS encoding LCP family protein; the protein is MNKFIKYFLILLSFGLLVVPIIFATQLYQSSESAFESSQNTKDSQRKSTLRDSKVDPEKQPISILFLGIDDNEGREKNGQSVEHSRSDAMILSTFNQKKHQIRMLSIPRDTISYIPKVGYYDKITHAHAYGGPLAAMDSVEATMNVPVDYYVRINMKAFVEAVDELGGIYYDVPYNLNEPNSDDTGRIKIKKGYQKLNGDQALAVARTRHHDSDLKRGQRQMELIKILFQKAQNLKSIDKLDNVISIVGKNAKHNLTQKEIKSLAKMYLGGSTEIKTSQLKGKDDYLNDIYYYHPSVKSIMEYSNLLRNDLDLSKITNKNDFLDQRVIKRYGSLVPLTELDEDLLRKNQKESTDSQKESDSSSQNNDEEDQTNEQTDQNSLNGNEQYPNQQDNNQTNGENGMINNDNYPYAQ
- the qoxD gene encoding cytochrome aa3 quinol oxidase subunit IV, giving the protein MNTIVKHTVGFIASIVLTLLAVFVTLYTNMTFHAKVTIIFGFAFIQAALQLLMFMHLTEGKDGRLQSFKVIFAIIITLVTVIGTYWVMQGGHSSHL
- the rihC gene encoding ribonucleoside hydrolase RihC; this translates as MSIPIIIDTDPGIDDATAISIALSHPQFDVKMISTVNGNVGIEKTTANALKLKRFFNSSVPVHRGASQPLINDIFEATSIHGESGMDGYEFPQINQDDLTSIHAVEAMRNLLVNTQEPLTLIAIGPLTNIAILLTSYPEVQPFIKEIVLMGGSTGRGNVTPLAEFNIYCDPEAAQIVFNSGLPLTMIGLDLAREALFTHHFVKDFKDTNATSNMLYNLFQHYKSEDFEIGFKLYDVFTILYLLDPEAFNVKEAYTQIELNGNFTRGATVVDFNMEHPNCTVVLSPVERQYEDLFLNALSYCK
- the qoxB gene encoding cytochrome aa3 quinol oxidase subunit I is translated as MNFPWDQLLVKGNWMIISAQIAAPFLVIGLIAVISYFKLWKYLYKEWFTSVDHKKIGIMYLISAVLMFVRGGIDALMLRTQLTIPDNKFLEANHYNEVFTTHGVIMIIFMAMPFIFGLWNVVIPLQLGARDVAFPVMNNVSFWLFFAGMILFNLSFIVGGSPAAGWTNYAPLAGEFSPGPGVNYYLIAIQISGIGSLMTGINFFVTILRCKTPTMKFMQMPMFSVTTFITTLIVILAFPVFTVALALMTADRIFGTQFFTVANGGMPMLWANFFWVWGHPEVYIVILPAFGMYSEIIPTFARKRLFGHQSMIWATAGIAFLSFLVWVHHFFTMGNGALINSFFSISTMLIGVPTGVKLFNWLLTLYKGRITFESPMLFSLAFIPNFLLGGVTGVMLAMASADYQYHNTYFLVAHFHYTLVTGVVFACLAGLIFWYPKMMGYKLNETLNKWCFWFFMIGFNVCFLPQFILGLDGMPRRLYTYMPSDGWWLLNFISTIGAVLMAIGFLFLVASIVYSHIKAPREATGDNWDGLGRTLEWSTASAIPPKYNFAITPDWNDYDTFVDMKEHGRHYLDNHNYKDIHMPNNTPVGFWMGIFMTIGGFFLIFESIVPALICLAGIFITMIWRSFQIDHGYHIPASEVAETEARLREARIKEREAVSHES